In Allomuricauda ruestringensis DSM 13258, the following proteins share a genomic window:
- a CDS encoding VCBS repeat-containing protein → MKEMRGQLCIIFLLLLTLISCNTNKQNKLFVLKSSKDTGIKFKNQLKQTPELNILNYLYFYNGAGVAAGDFNGDGLVDLYFTSNQESDRLYLNQGDFKFVDVTAPSQIINKTGWTTGVTHADVNNDGLLDIYVCKVGDHETIRGQNLLFINQGNNEQGIPTFKEEAAKYGLDFIGYSTQAAFFDYDLDGDLDMYLMNHSVNPNRSYGKGSKRKIVDSMSGDILFKNENGQYIDASKEAGIFQGTIGYGLGLAISDVNNDGYPDIYIGNDFFENDYLYINQKDGTFKEAISEDDTKLGHTTHFSMGNDIADINNDGLSDILSLDMLPEDLEAYKTSGLEHPYPVYQQYLKNGFAPQYMSNALHLNLDGENFGEIANLSGIDATEWSWGALFADYDNDGFKDLFISNGIQGVTNDMDYINYISNEEIQKNIEQGLSDKDMELIDRLPKKKVQNYFYKNKGGTEFENVTATWGPQIDSYSNGSVYTDLDNDGDLDLVVNNVNQEAFIMENTLKGGNFLKIQFDGSPKNKFGIGLKAIVFGKNGKSVQENIPTRGFMSAKDNSLNFGVGKDSIIDSIQIIWPQGKFETLKHVKANQILKVSQSNASGDYYATKHNETTSNYTTLNRLDFVHKEYATLDFDRNPLIPFAYSNEGPSISVADINNDGFDDIFISGGKKQASKLYLQDAESNFKEHQNELFEEDAINEDTDHVFADIDNDGDLDLVVVSGGNEFTNGKPLQPRLYRNNDGRLLKENTLTQIEVNASKIDAVDFDNDGDLDLFIASNAVPTQFGVKAKQYLLENDGTGSFKEVPTSFARDLQDVGNIKDFVWKDIDGNGFPDLIVAGHWTPVTIFMNNGEQLSSQKNNGLDNTNGWWNSIKLADLDNDGDLDILAGNWGRNTKFSASPEKPITLYINDFDDNGSIETVVTHFHGERETAFASKDELAKQMPFLNKKFLFYKDFAKASLEELFGKDKLEEATKRKVYTLSTSYFENDGNNNFSEKQLPYLVQSSSVNDIYLVKNDKERINEILMVGNNFEISTQLGRLDASHGFLLQNDEHGNVGWKQNLGISGAARKIEKITINGKEEFIITMNNDAPAFLVKKQNDK, encoded by the coding sequence ATGAAAGAAATGAGAGGACAGCTCTGTATTATTTTTTTATTACTGTTAACCTTGATAAGTTGCAATACAAACAAGCAGAACAAACTGTTTGTTTTAAAAAGCTCCAAGGATACAGGGATAAAATTCAAAAATCAGCTCAAACAAACCCCAGAGCTCAATATCCTAAACTACCTTTATTTTTATAACGGAGCAGGTGTTGCAGCAGGGGACTTCAATGGAGATGGCCTTGTGGACCTATACTTTACCTCTAACCAAGAATCGGACAGATTATACTTAAACCAAGGTGATTTCAAATTCGTAGATGTTACCGCTCCATCGCAAATAATCAACAAAACAGGTTGGACCACCGGAGTTACCCACGCCGATGTCAACAACGATGGTCTTCTCGACATATACGTATGCAAAGTCGGAGATCATGAGACTATTCGTGGTCAAAATCTCCTCTTCATCAATCAAGGAAATAACGAACAAGGTATCCCAACATTTAAGGAGGAAGCCGCTAAATATGGATTGGATTTTATAGGATATTCCACCCAAGCAGCCTTTTTTGATTATGACCTGGACGGCGATCTGGATATGTACTTAATGAACCATTCCGTAAATCCAAACCGCTCTTATGGGAAAGGTTCCAAACGAAAAATAGTGGATTCCATGTCCGGCGATATACTGTTTAAAAATGAAAATGGCCAATACATTGATGCCTCCAAAGAAGCTGGAATATTCCAAGGAACCATAGGGTACGGATTGGGACTCGCCATAAGCGATGTCAACAATGATGGATATCCCGATATTTACATCGGTAACGATTTTTTTGAAAACGATTACCTCTACATCAACCAAAAAGATGGTACGTTTAAAGAAGCTATTTCGGAAGATGACACCAAACTCGGTCACACCACCCATTTTTCCATGGGCAATGATATCGCCGACATTAATAACGATGGCCTTTCCGATATTTTATCATTGGACATGCTTCCAGAAGATTTGGAAGCCTATAAAACATCTGGGCTGGAACACCCCTACCCTGTGTATCAACAATACCTAAAGAATGGTTTTGCACCTCAATACATGTCAAACGCTCTGCATTTAAATTTGGATGGCGAAAACTTTGGGGAAATTGCCAACTTAAGTGGCATTGATGCTACAGAATGGTCTTGGGGAGCACTTTTTGCCGATTATGACAACGACGGTTTCAAAGACCTTTTTATTTCCAATGGAATACAAGGCGTAACCAACGATATGGATTACATCAACTATATATCCAATGAAGAAATTCAAAAAAACATAGAACAAGGCTTGTCTGACAAGGATATGGAGCTTATCGACCGTCTGCCCAAGAAAAAAGTACAGAACTATTTCTACAAAAATAAAGGAGGAACGGAATTCGAAAATGTTACAGCCACTTGGGGACCTCAAATAGACTCATACAGCAATGGCTCCGTGTATACCGATTTGGATAACGACGGCGATTTGGATTTGGTGGTCAACAATGTGAACCAAGAAGCCTTTATTATGGAGAACACCCTAAAGGGTGGCAATTTCCTTAAAATCCAGTTTGATGGGAGCCCTAAAAATAAATTTGGCATCGGTTTAAAAGCAATTGTATTCGGTAAAAATGGAAAATCGGTCCAAGAAAATATCCCCACCCGTGGATTTATGTCGGCCAAAGACAACAGTCTAAACTTTGGTGTCGGTAAGGATTCCATAATTGATTCCATTCAAATTATATGGCCACAAGGAAAGTTTGAAACCCTAAAACATGTAAAAGCAAACCAAATATTAAAGGTTTCGCAGTCCAACGCATCTGGCGACTATTATGCAACAAAGCATAACGAGACAACATCTAACTATACGACATTAAATAGATTGGACTTTGTCCACAAAGAATATGCAACACTGGATTTTGATCGTAATCCCCTCATCCCCTTTGCCTACTCCAACGAAGGCCCGTCTATCTCCGTCGCAGATATCAACAACGATGGCTTTGATGATATTTTTATTAGTGGGGGTAAAAAACAGGCTTCAAAACTGTACCTTCAAGATGCTGAAAGCAATTTCAAAGAACATCAAAATGAACTTTTTGAAGAAGATGCCATTAATGAAGATACCGACCATGTATTTGCGGATATTGATAATGACGGCGACCTTGATTTGGTCGTGGTCAGTGGTGGCAACGAATTCACCAATGGCAAACCGCTCCAACCCAGGCTGTACCGAAACAATGATGGCCGGCTTTTAAAAGAGAATACTTTAACACAAATTGAAGTCAACGCATCCAAAATAGATGCCGTTGATTTTGACAATGATGGGGATTTGGATTTATTTATTGCTTCCAACGCAGTACCAACACAATTTGGGGTAAAAGCCAAGCAATACCTTTTAGAGAATGATGGAACAGGAAGCTTTAAAGAAGTACCCACTTCCTTTGCTCGAGACCTTCAAGATGTTGGAAACATAAAAGACTTTGTTTGGAAAGATATTGATGGCAACGGATTCCCGGACCTTATCGTAGCCGGACATTGGACTCCAGTAACCATCTTTATGAACAACGGGGAACAGCTTTCTTCTCAAAAAAATAACGGACTTGACAATACAAATGGATGGTGGAACAGCATTAAACTTGCAGATTTGGACAATGATGGAGATTTGGATATCCTTGCTGGTAATTGGGGACGTAATACAAAGTTCAGCGCATCCCCGGAAAAACCTATCACCCTCTATATTAACGATTTTGACGACAACGGGTCCATTGAAACCGTAGTAACCCATTTTCATGGTGAACGAGAGACCGCTTTTGCTTCCAAGGATGAATTGGCCAAGCAAATGCCCTTTTTAAATAAAAAATTCCTCTTCTACAAAGATTTTGCGAAAGCCTCCCTAGAAGAACTTTTTGGGAAAGATAAATTAGAAGAAGCTACCAAAAGAAAGGTGTACACGCTAAGCACTTCCTATTTTGAAAATGACGGCAATAACAACTTCTCGGAGAAGCAACTGCCCTACTTGGTGCAATCCTCATCCGTAAACGATATTTACTTGGTAAAAAATGATAAAGAAAGGATTAATGAAATATTAATGGTGGGCAATAATTTTGAGATAAGTACCCAACTTGGTAGATTGGATGCTTCACACGGATTTTTATTGCAGAATGATGAACACGGTAATGTGGGTTGGAAGCAAAACTTGGGAATTTCCGGTGCAGCCAGAAAAATTGAAAAAATAACAATCAATGGGAAAGAGGAGTTCATCATAACGATGAACAATGATGCTCCCGCTTTTTTGGTCAAAAAACAGAACGATAAATGA